The Micromonospora sp. M71_S20 genome has a window encoding:
- a CDS encoding LacI family DNA-binding transcriptional regulator, which produces MATLSDVARRAGVSPATASRVINGSSKPVTEELRERVLRAVAELQYVPNAHAQLLARSHRVAVGVIVHDVSDPYFAEITRGLQRVATDQGRLLMICNSYRDPDRELEYVELLRGQQVAAIILAGSGYHDATFTRLLNEKLAAYEATGGRVAVIGRHEHSGDAVMPDNRAGGRLIGAELYELGHRAIGVVAGPAVLTTTTDRLTGLRESLAAHGLSLPEHRVRHAEFDRDGGVAATAALLDADPELTAVVALNDSMAIGALALLRSRSVAVPRQMSVIGFDDMPIARDVTPALTTVRLPLVEMGARAMSLALDPGAAAPRVEVLPAEVVRRDSTGPAPEVTPVRPREVR; this is translated from the coding sequence GTGGCGACCCTGTCCGACGTGGCCCGGCGGGCGGGGGTCTCGCCCGCGACGGCCTCCCGGGTGATCAACGGCAGCAGCAAGCCCGTCACCGAGGAACTCCGCGAGCGCGTGCTCCGCGCCGTCGCCGAACTGCAGTACGTGCCGAACGCGCACGCCCAGCTGCTGGCCCGCTCGCACCGCGTGGCGGTGGGCGTCATCGTGCACGACGTCTCCGACCCCTACTTCGCCGAGATCACCCGGGGCCTGCAACGGGTCGCCACCGACCAGGGCCGGCTGCTGATGATCTGCAACAGCTACCGCGACCCGGACCGCGAGCTGGAGTACGTCGAGCTGCTGCGCGGCCAGCAGGTCGCCGCGATCATCCTGGCCGGCTCGGGCTACCACGACGCCACCTTCACCCGCCTGCTCAACGAGAAGCTCGCCGCGTACGAGGCGACCGGCGGACGGGTCGCGGTCATCGGCCGGCACGAGCACTCCGGCGACGCGGTGATGCCGGACAACCGCGCCGGCGGCCGGTTGATCGGCGCGGAACTGTACGAGCTGGGGCACCGCGCGATCGGGGTGGTGGCCGGGCCGGCGGTGCTCACCACCACCACCGACCGGCTCACCGGGCTCCGGGAGTCCCTCGCCGCGCACGGGCTGAGCCTGCCCGAGCACCGGGTGCGGCACGCCGAGTTCGACCGCGACGGCGGCGTCGCCGCCACCGCCGCGCTGCTCGACGCCGACCCCGAACTGACCGCCGTCGTGGCGCTCAACGACTCGATGGCGATCGGCGCGCTGGCGCTGCTGCGTTCCCGGTCGGTGGCGGTGCCCCGGCAGATGTCGGTCATCGGCTTCGACGACATGCCGATCGCCCGGGACGTCACCCCGGCGCTGACCACCGTCCGGCTGCCCCTGGTCGAGATGGGGGCCCGCGCGATGTCGCTGGCGCTCGACCCGGGGGCCGCGGCGCCCCGCGTCGAGGTGCTGCCCGCCGAGGTGGTGCGCCGGGACAGCACCGGGCCGGCCCCCGAGGTCACCCCGGTCCGCCCCCGGGAGGTCAGATGA
- a CDS encoding NAD(P)/FAD-dependent oxidoreductase translates to MGEERGTVVIGAGPAGLTTAYELLRQDSPVRVFEADEVVGGISRTVERDGWRFDIGGHRFFTKVARVEEFWHEILPDEDFLLRPRMSRIYYRGALFDYPLSATNALRNLGVREAVLCMGSYARARLRPPKDQSHFEGWVSARFGWRLYSMFFKTYTEKVWGMPADRLQADWAAQRIKNLSLAKAVRNAVLPKRNRKDVTSLIEEFQYPKLGPGMMWERCAEEVRRRGGRVDTGTWVTAVHRDPERRRAVAVTVNGAGGQRTEPAEHVVSSMPISELVAALRPAAPPEVLAAAADLRYRDFLTVALVVPEEFSFPDNWIYVHDPAVKVGRIQNFGSWSPHLVKDGRTCLGLEYFVFEDDETWRTPDAELIAAATAELERLGLVRPGVVEAGYVVRMPKAYPVYDERYQHNVDVIRDWLAREVPNVHPVGRNGMHRYNNQDHSMLTAMLTAENIACGTRHDVWSVNVEQDYHEESSHDGDGHRGTGRDAPVVPARPAGPVGTTLDGAARPERPAQVRLG, encoded by the coding sequence ATGGGCGAAGAGCGCGGCACGGTGGTCATCGGCGCGGGGCCGGCGGGCCTGACCACGGCGTACGAGTTGCTCCGGCAGGACAGCCCGGTCCGGGTGTTCGAGGCCGACGAGGTGGTGGGCGGCATCAGCCGCACCGTCGAGCGGGACGGGTGGCGCTTCGACATCGGCGGGCACCGGTTCTTCACGAAGGTGGCCCGGGTCGAGGAGTTCTGGCACGAGATCCTGCCCGACGAGGACTTCCTGCTACGGCCCCGGATGAGCCGCATCTACTACCGGGGCGCCCTGTTCGACTACCCGCTGAGCGCGACGAACGCCCTGCGCAACCTCGGCGTGCGGGAGGCCGTGCTGTGCATGGGCTCGTACGCGCGGGCCCGGCTGCGCCCGCCGAAGGACCAGTCGCACTTCGAGGGTTGGGTCTCGGCCCGGTTCGGCTGGCGCCTCTACTCGATGTTCTTCAAGACGTACACCGAGAAGGTCTGGGGCATGCCGGCCGACCGGTTGCAGGCCGACTGGGCCGCGCAGCGGATCAAGAACCTGTCGTTGGCCAAGGCGGTCCGCAACGCGGTGCTGCCCAAACGCAACCGCAAGGACGTGACCAGCCTGATCGAGGAGTTCCAGTACCCGAAGCTCGGCCCGGGCATGATGTGGGAACGCTGCGCCGAGGAGGTGCGCCGGCGCGGGGGCCGGGTGGACACCGGCACCTGGGTGACCGCCGTGCACCGGGACCCGGAGCGCCGCCGGGCCGTCGCCGTGACCGTCAACGGGGCCGGCGGGCAGCGTACCGAGCCGGCGGAGCACGTCGTCTCCTCGATGCCGATCTCCGAGCTGGTCGCCGCGCTGCGCCCGGCGGCCCCGCCGGAGGTGCTGGCCGCCGCGGCCGACCTGCGGTACCGGGACTTCCTCACCGTCGCGCTCGTGGTGCCGGAGGAGTTCTCGTTCCCGGACAACTGGATCTACGTGCACGACCCGGCGGTGAAGGTGGGCCGGATCCAGAACTTCGGCTCCTGGTCGCCGCACCTGGTCAAGGACGGCCGCACCTGCCTCGGCCTGGAGTACTTCGTGTTCGAGGACGACGAGACCTGGCGTACGCCGGACGCCGAGCTGATCGCCGCCGCGACCGCCGAACTGGAGCGGCTCGGCCTGGTCCGGCCGGGGGTGGTGGAGGCCGGGTACGTGGTGCGGATGCCGAAGGCGTACCCGGTCTACGACGAGCGCTACCAGCACAACGTCGACGTGATCCGGGACTGGCTGGCGCGCGAGGTGCCCAACGTGCACCCGGTGGGCCGCAACGGCATGCACCGCTACAACAACCAGGACCACTCGATGCTGACGGCGATGCTCACCGCCGAGAACATCGCCTGCGGCACCCGGCACGACGTGTGGTCGGTCAACGTGGAGCAGGACTACCACGAGGAGTCGAGCCACGACGGGGACGGTCACCGGGGCACCGGCCGGGACGCGCCCGTCGTACCGGCCCGGCCCGCCGGCCCGGTCGGCACGACGCTCGACGGTGCCGCCCGGCCCGAACGGCCGGCCCAGGTACGCCTCGGCTGA
- a CDS encoding class I SAM-dependent methyltransferase: protein MGDDLVKADHYDSFAERYSADNEANLINGYYERPAMIGLAGDVDGRRVLDAGCGSGPLSAALRERGAIVTGFDSSPAMVQLAERRLGEDATLLVADLSEPLPFADGAFDDVVVSLVLHYLKDWTAPLAELRRVLRPGGRLILSVNHPMVYTAVHPDADYFALARWSEDYTFDGHSTELTYWHRPLHAMTDAFTDAGFRISVVSEPPMSPETPREILPPHLVGRTSFICFIFFVLEAH from the coding sequence TTGGGAGACGACCTGGTGAAGGCCGACCACTACGACAGTTTCGCCGAGCGCTACTCCGCGGACAACGAAGCCAACCTCATCAACGGCTACTACGAGCGGCCCGCGATGATCGGACTCGCCGGGGACGTGGACGGCCGACGGGTCCTCGACGCCGGCTGCGGTTCGGGTCCCCTGTCCGCGGCGCTCCGCGAGCGAGGGGCCATCGTGACCGGCTTCGACTCCAGCCCCGCGATGGTCCAGCTGGCCGAACGGCGACTGGGCGAGGACGCCACGCTGCTGGTCGCCGACCTCAGCGAGCCGCTTCCCTTCGCCGACGGTGCGTTCGACGACGTCGTCGTGTCCCTGGTCCTGCACTACCTGAAGGACTGGACTGCGCCCCTGGCCGAGCTGCGACGAGTCCTGAGACCAGGGGGGCGCCTCATCCTGTCCGTGAACCACCCGATGGTCTACACGGCGGTGCACCCGGACGCCGACTACTTCGCCCTCGCACGGTGGTCGGAGGACTACACGTTCGACGGGCACAGCACGGAGCTGACCTACTGGCACCGGCCGTTGCACGCGATGACGGATGCGTTCACCGACGCGGGCTTCCGCATCTCGGTCGTCAGCGAACCCCCCATGTCTCCCGAGACTCCGCGCGAGATTCTGCCCCCGCATCTCGTGGGCCGCACGTCGTTCATCTGCTTCATCTTCTTCGTCCTCGAAGCGCACTGA
- a CDS encoding helix-turn-helix domain-containing protein, with the protein MDVVSTADVSPGDRFAFWREVSAKLWVPYDLARERQAEAGFEARVGISEFGPVQATLMTTMAHSVRRTPRLIRQADPEVFKVSCMVSGSGTLTQDGRRAEFGAGDLVLYDTSRPYVAELRPDDSTSRMLLLRFPRALLPFPPRELRELSAVRIPGARGVGALSSRFLLQLADQMDELTPAETARLATLTLDVLITALADALDTRNVVPADTRRRALTARIHAFIRDHLGDPGLTPNVIAAAHHISVRYLHRLFQREGHTVAGWIREQRLDRCRRDLAETRLAARPVNAIAARWGFTSAAHFSQAFRARYGQSPSEFRQQFPTLHGD; encoded by the coding sequence ATGGACGTTGTCAGCACTGCCGACGTCTCGCCGGGCGACCGGTTCGCCTTCTGGCGCGAGGTCAGCGCGAAGCTCTGGGTACCGTACGACCTGGCCCGGGAACGGCAGGCGGAGGCCGGATTCGAGGCGCGGGTCGGCATCAGCGAGTTCGGCCCGGTGCAGGCGACCCTGATGACGACGATGGCGCACTCGGTGCGCCGTACGCCCCGGCTGATCCGGCAGGCCGATCCGGAAGTGTTCAAGGTGAGCTGCATGGTCAGTGGCAGCGGCACGCTGACGCAGGACGGCAGGCGCGCGGAGTTCGGCGCCGGGGATCTCGTGCTCTACGACACCTCGCGTCCGTACGTGGCCGAACTCCGCCCGGACGATTCGACGAGCCGGATGCTGCTCCTGCGTTTCCCCCGGGCCCTGCTGCCGTTTCCTCCCCGGGAACTGCGCGAACTGAGCGCCGTCCGCATTCCCGGTGCCCGCGGCGTCGGCGCGTTGTCGTCGCGTTTCCTGCTGCAACTCGCCGACCAGATGGACGAACTGACCCCGGCCGAGACCGCGCGTCTGGCCACCCTGACGCTCGACGTGCTGATCACGGCGTTGGCCGACGCGCTGGACACCCGGAACGTCGTCCCCGCGGACACGCGCCGGCGGGCGCTGACCGCCCGCATCCACGCCTTCATCCGCGACCACCTCGGTGACCCGGGCCTGACCCCGAACGTGATCGCCGCGGCGCACCACATCTCCGTGCGTTACCTCCACAGGCTGTTTCAGCGGGAGGGGCACACCGTCGCAGGCTGGATCCGCGAACAGCGCCTCGACCGGTGCCGACGCGACCTCGCCGAAACCCGGCTCGCCGCCCGCCCGGTCAACGCGATCGCCGCCCGGTGGGGATTCACCAGCGCCGCGCACTTCAGCCAGGCGTTCCGCGCCCGTTACGGCCAGTCGCCCTCCGAGTTTCGCCAGCAGTTCCCGACCTTGCACGGAGACTGA
- a CDS encoding DinB family protein produces MPSYPPTFADQVVTQPARAQFEAFLDEHRRALNGCLDGLTEEQARRSLVASRTTLLGLVKHATFVEKVWFDEAVTCRSRAEIGIPATPDESFILDADDTIATVQHAHREACEAARRATSSLGLDDILHGNRRGPLPLRWVYLHMLRELAQHCGHADILREQLVDG; encoded by the coding sequence ATGCCCTCCTACCCGCCCACCTTCGCCGACCAGGTCGTCACCCAGCCAGCCCGCGCCCAGTTCGAGGCGTTCCTCGACGAGCACCGTCGTGCCCTCAACGGCTGCCTGGACGGGCTGACAGAGGAACAGGCGCGCCGGTCGTTGGTGGCCTCCCGGACCACGCTGCTGGGTCTTGTGAAGCACGCGACCTTCGTCGAGAAGGTCTGGTTCGACGAAGCCGTCACGTGCCGGTCGCGCGCGGAGATCGGCATCCCCGCGACGCCGGACGAGTCGTTCATCCTCGATGCCGACGACACGATCGCCACCGTCCAGCACGCACACCGCGAAGCCTGCGAGGCAGCACGCCGTGCGACGTCGTCCCTGGGTCTGGACGACATCCTGCACGGCAACCGGCGGGGCCCGCTTCCGCTGCGATGGGTGTATCTCCACATGCTGCGCGAGCTCGCCCAGCACTGTGGGCACGCGGACATTCTCCGGGAGCAGCTCGTCGACGGGTAG
- the coaD gene encoding pantetheine-phosphate adenylyltransferase, producing the protein MSTSTARTPGRVRVRAVYPGSFDPFTPGHLDVVNRARGLFDEVVVLVAVNSTKQPSADEEERAAAVRAILPVGWTSVTVAAWSGLTSAYCRRHDVGVIVRGVRNTTDLQSEYRLAAMNQSLGVPTVFLPAQPELAAVSSTAVRTLGKVPSSTRP; encoded by the coding sequence ATGAGCACTTCGACAGCACGCACCCCCGGTCGCGTACGCGTGCGAGCCGTCTACCCCGGCAGCTTCGATCCCTTCACTCCCGGGCATCTGGACGTGGTGAACCGGGCACGCGGCCTCTTCGACGAAGTGGTCGTGCTCGTCGCGGTCAACAGCACCAAGCAGCCGAGCGCCGACGAGGAGGAGCGAGCGGCCGCTGTCCGGGCCATCCTCCCGGTCGGGTGGACCTCCGTCACCGTTGCGGCCTGGAGCGGATTGACCTCCGCCTACTGCCGTCGCCACGACGTAGGAGTGATCGTCCGCGGCGTGCGTAACACCACCGACCTCCAGAGCGAGTACCGGCTCGCCGCGATGAACCAGTCGCTGGGCGTCCCCACGGTGTTCCTGCCCGCGCAGCCCGAACTGGCCGCGGTGTCCTCGACCGCGGTGCGCACGCTGGGGAAGGTGCCTTCGTCCACCCGGCCGTAG
- a CDS encoding GNAT family N-acetyltransferase, which produces MRIREFHESDWAQVWPIVQEVVRARETFPYDPELTAEQAYDMWVEAAPGRTVVAVDGDAVLGTAKMGTNRPGPGSHVATASFMVARAARGRGLGTALCRHAVDWARERGYAGMQFNAVVASNATAVELYRREGFAVVGTVPGAFRHPTLGRVGLHVMYREF; this is translated from the coding sequence ATGCGGATCCGCGAGTTCCACGAGTCCGACTGGGCCCAGGTGTGGCCGATCGTCCAGGAGGTGGTCCGGGCGCGGGAGACCTTCCCCTACGACCCGGAGCTGACCGCCGAGCAGGCGTACGACATGTGGGTGGAGGCCGCGCCCGGCCGGACGGTGGTCGCGGTCGACGGCGACGCGGTGCTGGGCACCGCGAAGATGGGCACCAACCGCCCCGGGCCGGGCTCGCACGTCGCCACCGCGAGCTTCATGGTGGCCCGCGCGGCGCGCGGGCGAGGCCTGGGCACCGCGCTGTGCCGGCACGCCGTCGACTGGGCCCGGGAGCGGGGGTACGCCGGGATGCAGTTCAACGCCGTGGTGGCGAGCAACGCCACCGCCGTGGAGCTGTACCGGCGGGAGGGGTTCGCCGTGGTGGGCACGGTGCCCGGCGCGTTCCGCCATCCCACCCTCGGCCGGGTGGGCCTGCACGTCATGTACCGGGAATTCTGA
- a CDS encoding siderophore-interacting protein: MTTAVAVQYRLFAAQVVGARRVGASLVRVTFGGPELADFAGGGRDQSVSLFLPHPGQPEPVLPVEAGEDWFGAYRAMDPDVRAVMRSYTIREQRTEVAEVDIDFVSHGDTGPASRWARHALPGDRVVLLGPAVHDNRSVCFRPPVGTDSVLLVADETGLPAAAGILAWLPPGTPVRAWIEVPDAGDIQELPTEARAEVRWIVRGGTAPGSTLLADAVRAARLPAGTPYAWIAGESSMVRSVRRHLVGERGLDRRHVTFSGYWRRGASEEDLRAEVVAKAAV, translated from the coding sequence GTGACCACCGCCGTCGCCGTCCAGTACCGCCTCTTCGCCGCGCAGGTCGTCGGCGCCCGCCGCGTCGGCGCTTCCCTGGTCCGGGTCACCTTCGGCGGGCCGGAGCTGGCCGACTTCGCCGGTGGCGGCCGGGACCAGAGCGTCTCGCTGTTCCTGCCGCACCCCGGCCAGCCCGAGCCGGTGCTCCCCGTCGAGGCGGGGGAGGACTGGTTCGGCGCCTACCGGGCCATGGACCCCGACGTGCGCGCGGTGATGCGCTCGTACACCATCCGGGAGCAGCGCACCGAGGTGGCCGAGGTGGACATCGACTTCGTCAGCCACGGCGACACCGGCCCCGCCTCCCGCTGGGCCCGGCACGCCCTGCCGGGCGACCGGGTGGTGCTGCTCGGCCCGGCCGTGCACGACAACCGCAGCGTCTGCTTCCGCCCCCCGGTCGGCACGGACTCCGTCCTGCTGGTGGCCGACGAGACCGGGCTGCCGGCCGCCGCCGGGATCCTGGCCTGGCTGCCGCCCGGCACCCCGGTGCGGGCCTGGATCGAGGTCCCCGACGCGGGGGACATCCAGGAGCTGCCCACCGAGGCGCGGGCCGAGGTGCGCTGGATCGTGCGCGGCGGCACCGCCCCCGGCAGCACGCTGCTGGCGGACGCGGTGCGCGCCGCCCGGCTGCCGGCCGGCACCCCGTACGCCTGGATCGCCGGCGAGTCCTCGATGGTGCGCTCGGTGCGCCGGCACCTCGTCGGCGAGCGCGGCCTGGACCGCCGCCACGTCACCTTCTCCGGCTACTGGCGCCGGGGCGCCTCCGAGGAGGACCTGCGCGCCGAGGTCGTCGCGAAGGCCGCCGTCTGA
- a CDS encoding ABC transporter substrate-binding protein, translating to MPHPVSARRLSRRGLLAAGGAATLAALLAGCGGDEDSATPAAKDSGGPWSFTDDRNEKVSAPARPTRVVAFTGVAAALVDFGLDKQIVGVFGETKRSDGTKDPQAGDLDVESVEILGNVWGEFNLEKYAALRPELLVTHMYDPGAFWYVPDESKGKILPLAPAVTVTTARVPMTKPIERYAQLAESLGADLSAKKVTDAKARFEAAAESVRQAVKANPGIKVLACSGSPDLFYASNPKVSTDLMYFAELGVDIVVPTKLEAGDYFEALSWENAGKFPADLLLLDNRNTALQPKDLAAKPTWQQLPAVKANQIAAWDAVPRFSYAGAAPLLENLATAIKGAKKVTP from the coding sequence ATGCCGCATCCCGTGTCCGCCCGCCGCCTCTCCCGCCGGGGCCTGCTCGCCGCCGGTGGCGCCGCCACCCTGGCGGCCCTGCTCGCCGGCTGCGGCGGGGACGAGGACTCCGCCACCCCCGCCGCCAAGGATTCCGGCGGGCCGTGGTCGTTCACGGACGACCGCAACGAGAAGGTGAGCGCCCCCGCCCGGCCGACCCGGGTGGTCGCCTTCACGGGGGTCGCGGCCGCGCTTGTCGACTTCGGGCTCGACAAGCAGATCGTCGGCGTGTTCGGCGAGACGAAGCGCTCCGACGGCACCAAGGACCCGCAGGCCGGCGACCTCGACGTCGAGTCCGTGGAGATCCTCGGCAACGTCTGGGGCGAGTTCAACCTGGAGAAGTACGCCGCCCTGCGGCCCGAGCTGCTCGTCACCCACATGTACGACCCGGGCGCCTTCTGGTACGTGCCGGACGAGAGCAAGGGCAAGATCCTCCCGCTCGCCCCCGCCGTCACCGTGACCACCGCCCGGGTGCCGATGACCAAGCCGATCGAGCGGTACGCGCAGCTCGCCGAGTCCCTCGGCGCCGACCTGTCCGCCAAGAAGGTCACCGACGCCAAGGCCCGCTTCGAGGCCGCCGCCGAGTCGGTCCGCCAGGCGGTCAAGGCGAATCCGGGCATCAAGGTGCTCGCCTGCTCCGGCAGCCCCGACCTGTTCTACGCCTCCAACCCCAAGGTCAGCACCGACCTGATGTACTTCGCCGAGCTGGGCGTCGACATCGTCGTGCCCACCAAGCTCGAGGCCGGCGACTACTTCGAGGCCCTGAGCTGGGAGAACGCGGGCAAGTTCCCGGCCGACCTGCTCCTGCTCGACAACCGCAACACCGCCCTTCAGCCCAAGGACCTGGCCGCCAAGCCGACGTGGCAGCAGCTGCCGGCCGTCAAGGCCAACCAGATCGCCGCGTGGGACGCGGTGCCCCGCTTCTCGTACGCTGGCGCCGCGCCGCTGCTGGAGAACCTGGCCACCGCCATCAAGGGCGCGAAGAAGGTCACCCCGTGA
- a CDS encoding iron ABC transporter permease yields MLLLAAVAVLSIAVGAKQLPLTDVWQGLLDRDAAEYAVVHRMRLPRTLLGLLAGAALGVAGAVMQALTRNPLADPGLLGINAGASAAVATGALLFGIGGVGGQVWFALLGAAAVTAAVYAVGGGRGATPARLALAGAALNATLYSYVSAVMLVDTASLERLRFWTVGSLASAEPSTVRTVAPFMAAGLLVALAVARPLNALALGDDAARALGARPALVRGAVILAITLLCGAATAACGPIVFVGLLVPHLVRALTGPDLRWLLPYCMVLAPVLLLGADVLGRVLSRPGELQVGLVTAVAGGPLFLWLVQRGRVAHP; encoded by the coding sequence GTGCTGCTGCTCGCGGCCGTCGCGGTGCTCAGCATCGCCGTGGGCGCCAAACAGCTCCCCCTCACCGACGTGTGGCAGGGCCTGCTGGACCGCGACGCCGCCGAGTACGCCGTCGTGCACCGCATGCGGCTGCCGCGTACGCTGCTCGGCCTGCTCGCCGGGGCGGCGCTCGGCGTCGCCGGCGCGGTGATGCAGGCGCTGACCCGCAACCCGCTCGCCGACCCCGGCCTGCTCGGCATCAACGCCGGCGCCTCGGCGGCGGTGGCCACCGGGGCGCTGCTGTTCGGCATCGGCGGCGTCGGCGGGCAGGTGTGGTTCGCCCTGCTCGGCGCGGCGGCCGTCACCGCCGCCGTGTACGCCGTCGGCGGCGGGCGCGGGGCCACCCCCGCGCGGCTGGCGCTGGCCGGCGCGGCGCTCAACGCCACCCTCTACTCGTACGTCAGCGCGGTGATGCTGGTGGACACGGCCTCGCTGGAACGGCTGCGGTTCTGGACGGTCGGCTCGCTGGCCAGCGCCGAACCGTCGACCGTCCGCACGGTCGCGCCGTTCATGGCGGCGGGCCTGCTGGTCGCCCTGGCCGTCGCCCGCCCGCTCAACGCGCTGGCGCTCGGCGACGACGCGGCGCGCGCGCTCGGCGCCCGCCCGGCCCTGGTCCGGGGCGCGGTCATCCTGGCGATCACGCTGCTCTGCGGCGCCGCCACCGCCGCCTGCGGGCCGATCGTCTTCGTCGGGCTGCTGGTGCCGCACCTGGTGCGCGCGCTCACCGGGCCGGACCTGCGCTGGCTGCTGCCGTACTGCATGGTGCTGGCGCCGGTGCTGCTGCTCGGCGCCGACGTGCTCGGGCGGGTGCTGAGCCGCCCCGGCGAGCTCCAGGTCGGGCTCGTGACCGCCGTGGCCGGCGGGCCGCTCTTCCTCTGGCTGGTGCAGCGCGGGCGGGTGGCCCACCCGTGA
- a CDS encoding iron chelate uptake ABC transporter family permease subunit → MITLRTRSLSLRLRPRAVAVGVACVLLALALSVLAIGSGDYPMSPADVLRALTGRGTPAEEFIVTELRLPRVVTALCVGAALALAGAVFQSLVRNPLGSPDMLGFTQGAATGALVVVVLGGSSLALASSAVVGGLVTGALVYALSWRRGVHGYRLILVGIGTMAILTGVNGWLLTRAPLMDAARAVLWLTGSLDGRGWSNALPLLIALGVLVPLMLAGYGPAMRLVEMGDDTAAALGVRVERLRLVVLATAVLLVSLAAAAAGPVNFVALTAPHLARRLTRAPGPNLLPSAAVGAVLLVAADQLALRAFPGHQLPVGVVTGVLGGAYLVWLLATERRAGRL, encoded by the coding sequence GTGATCACCCTCCGTACCCGCAGCCTGTCCCTGCGGCTGCGTCCCCGCGCCGTCGCCGTCGGCGTCGCCTGCGTGCTGCTGGCCCTGGCGCTGAGCGTGCTCGCCATCGGCAGCGGCGACTACCCGATGAGCCCCGCCGACGTGCTGCGCGCCCTCACCGGCCGGGGCACCCCGGCCGAGGAGTTCATCGTCACCGAGCTACGGCTGCCCCGGGTGGTCACCGCGCTCTGCGTCGGCGCCGCGCTGGCGTTGGCCGGCGCGGTCTTCCAGTCACTGGTACGCAACCCGCTGGGCAGCCCCGACATGCTCGGCTTCACCCAGGGCGCGGCCACCGGGGCGCTCGTCGTGGTGGTGCTCGGCGGCAGCAGCCTGGCGCTGGCCTCGTCGGCGGTGGTCGGCGGGCTGGTCACCGGCGCGCTCGTCTACGCGCTGTCCTGGCGGCGCGGCGTGCACGGATACCGGCTGATCCTGGTCGGCATCGGCACCATGGCGATCCTCACCGGGGTCAACGGCTGGCTGCTCACCCGGGCCCCGCTGATGGACGCCGCCCGCGCCGTGCTCTGGCTCACCGGCAGCCTCGACGGCCGCGGCTGGTCGAACGCGCTGCCGCTGCTGATCGCACTGGGGGTGCTGGTGCCCCTCATGCTGGCCGGCTACGGGCCGGCGATGCGGCTGGTCGAGATGGGCGACGACACCGCCGCCGCCCTCGGCGTACGCGTGGAGCGGCTGCGCCTGGTCGTGCTCGCGACGGCGGTGCTGCTGGTCTCCCTCGCGGCGGCCGCCGCCGGGCCGGTGAACTTCGTGGCCCTCACCGCGCCACACCTCGCGCGGCGGCTGACCCGGGCCCCGGGGCCGAACCTGCTGCCCTCGGCGGCCGTCGGCGCGGTCCTCCTGGTCGCCGCCGACCAGCTCGCGCTGCGGGCCTTCCCCGGGCACCAGCTGCCGGTCGGCGTGGTGACCGGCGTGCTCGGCGGCGCCTACCTGGTCTGGCTGCTGGCCACCGAGCGCCGGGCCGGCCGGCTGTGA
- a CDS encoding ABC transporter ATP-binding protein, whose protein sequence is MQSRLSGTAMTLAYERRTIAQDLSVAVPDRSFTVIIGPNACGKSTLLRALSRLLKPAAGAVLLDGEDIHRQPARSVARTLGLLPQTSVAPDGIGVAELVARGRYPHQGLLRQWSREDERVVTESMAATGVADLADRAVDELSGGQRQRVWIAMALAQQTPLLLLDEPTTYLDIAHQIEILDLCARLHEEQGRTLVAVLHDLNHAARYATHLIAMREGRVVAAGAPREVVTAELVEEVFGLPCRVIDDPESGTPLVVPAARRRAPASAPTVAAAGG, encoded by the coding sequence ATGCAGTCCCGGCTGAGCGGCACCGCGATGACCCTCGCCTACGAGCGGCGGACCATCGCCCAGGACCTGAGCGTCGCCGTGCCCGACCGGTCCTTCACGGTCATCATCGGCCCCAACGCCTGCGGCAAGTCCACCCTGCTGCGGGCCCTGTCCCGGCTGCTGAAGCCGGCCGCCGGGGCGGTGCTGCTCGACGGCGAGGACATCCACCGGCAGCCCGCCCGCAGCGTGGCCCGCACCCTCGGCCTGCTGCCGCAGACGTCCGTCGCGCCGGACGGCATCGGCGTCGCCGAACTCGTCGCCCGCGGCCGCTACCCGCACCAGGGGCTGCTGCGGCAGTGGTCGCGCGAGGACGAGCGGGTGGTCACCGAGTCGATGGCCGCCACCGGGGTCGCCGACCTGGCCGACCGGGCCGTCGACGAGCTCTCCGGCGGGCAGCGGCAGCGGGTGTGGATCGCGATGGCGCTGGCCCAGCAGACCCCCCTGCTGCTGCTCGACGAACCGACCACCTACCTGGACATCGCCCACCAGATCGAGATCCTCGACCTCTGCGCCCGGCTGCACGAGGAGCAGGGCCGCACGCTGGTGGCGGTGCTGCACGACCTCAACCACGCCGCCCGCTACGCGACGCACCTGATCGCGATGCGCGAGGGGCGGGTGGTCGCCGCCGGCGCCCCCCGGGAGGTGGTCACCGCCGAGCTGGTCGAGGAGGTCTTCGGCCTGCCCTGCCGCGTGATCGACGACCCGGAGAGCGGCACCCCGCTGGTGGTCCCCGCCGCCCGCCGCCGGGCCCCCGCGAGCGCCCCGACGGTCGCCGCCGCCGGCGGGTGA